In Pseudomonadota bacterium, a single window of DNA contains:
- a CDS encoding TIGR04282 family arsenosugar biosynthesis glycosyltransferase encodes MKKELLVLFAKEPVCGQVKTRLGRDTGMKTASTLYDLMLRHIINNVVSDKDYDTIIYKTSECSKAYFDETAKGMIIKDQPEGNLGHKMQGVFKLGFAQNYEQICIIGTDCPDISHFDIQKTFELLKTCKLVLGPTEDGGYYLIGLSGFYPLLFEDIAWSTESVFSATLKIAESFGIKYKLLSVKTDIDEITDLERYIEKDPEAELSLAFKEVLRGAAA; translated from the coding sequence ATGAAAAAAGAGCTTCTGGTTTTGTTTGCAAAAGAGCCTGTTTGCGGGCAGGTTAAGACCAGACTGGGAAGAGATACAGGCATGAAAACTGCTTCAACCCTTTACGATCTTATGCTTCGCCATATAATTAATAATGTTGTTTCCGATAAAGATTATGACACAATAATCTATAAAACTTCTGAATGTAGTAAAGCATATTTTGATGAAACAGCCAAAGGTATGATTATAAAAGATCAGCCTGAAGGAAACCTGGGGCATAAGATGCAAGGTGTTTTCAAACTTGGTTTTGCACAAAATTATGAACAAATATGCATCATAGGAACCGATTGCCCTGATATATCCCATTTTGATATACAAAAAACATTTGAACTTCTTAAAACATGCAAGCTTGTTTTGGGCCCAACCGAGGATGGAGGATATTATCTTATCGGATTGTCCGGTTTTTATCCGCTATTATTTGAAGATATTGCATGGAGCACCGAAAGTGTTTTTTCTGCAACGCTTAAAATTGCTGAATCTTTCGGCATTAAATATAAACTGCTTTCAGTAAAAACCGATATTGATGAAATAACAGATCTTGAGAGATACATAGAAAAAGATCCTGAAGCAGAACTTTCTTTAGCTTTTAAAGAAGTACTCAGAGGGGCGGCGGCGTAA
- a CDS encoding TIGR04283 family arsenosugar biosynthesis glycosyltransferase produces MISIIIPVFNEEKIIHGQLESLLPVSDEDIEVIAVDGGSKDRTAEIIAEFKSIRFLQSTKKGRAAQMNYGADKANGNILLFLHADVSLPKEWKSEVIKAVDSGFIAGGFRIRCGGKESLESIDRFFAYITGLRSRYAKYMYGDQAIFVTKNVFKSVSGFPEIPILEDYEFSRRIFKAGKIFYSRLCVDVSYRRFKHGVFTAALLMHFIPLLYRIGVSPHRLAKFYKDIR; encoded by the coding sequence ATGATCTCTATTATAATTCCTGTATTCAACGAGGAAAAAATAATACACGGACAGCTTGAGTCGCTGTTACCTGTTTCTGACGAAGACATCGAAGTAATTGCAGTAGATGGAGGCAGTAAAGACCGTACGGCAGAAATAATTGCGGAATTTAAAAGCATAAGGTTTCTGCAATCCACCAAAAAAGGACGTGCTGCACAGATGAATTACGGTGCAGACAAAGCAAATGGTAATATTTTACTCTTTTTGCATGCAGACGTATCTCTTCCAAAAGAATGGAAGTCTGAAGTTATAAAAGCAGTTGATTCCGGATTTATAGCAGGCGGATTCAGAATCAGGTGCGGCGGCAAAGAATCCCTTGAAAGTATAGACAGATTTTTTGCATATATTACCGGGCTTAGATCCCGATACGCAAAGTATATGTACGGCGATCAGGCAATCTTTGTTACAAAAAACGTATTTAAATCCGTATCGGGTTTTCCGGAAATTCCTATATTGGAAGATTACGAATTTTCGAGAAGAATTTTTAAAGCAGGTAAAATATTTTATTCCAGGCTTTGCGTTGATGTATCCTACAGGCGTTTTAAACATGGCGTTTTTACTGCTGCCTTACTGATGCATTTTATTCCATTGTTATACAGGATTGGAGTATCACCTCACAGGCTTGCAAAGTTCTACAAGGATATAAGATGA